The Apodemus sylvaticus chromosome 5, mApoSyl1.1, whole genome shotgun sequence genome has a segment encoding these proteins:
- the LOC127684383 gene encoding olfactory receptor 4C15-like → MQNQSFVTEFILLGLSQNLNVEKMLFVLFLFIYIATVGGNMIIVATIIYSPALLGSPMYFFLIFLSLLDAFTSSTVTPKIIIDCFYEKKTISFECCMTQLFTVHFFTGAEVIVLACMAYDRYVAICKPLHYSSIMTQRLCGILVAVSWAGGFLHSIIQIIFTLQLPLCGPNVIDHYMCDLFPLLKLACTDTHIFVFLIFANSGAICIIIFSLLLVSYGVILFSLRAHSSEGRRKALSTCGSHITVVLLFFVPCILIYARPTTAFSFEKNMLIFVNVLTPLLNPIVYTFRNKEMINAIRKMWKRL, encoded by the coding sequence atgcaaaaccaaagctttgtCACTGAGTTCATACTCCTGGGGCTTTCACAGAACTTAAATGTGGAGAAAatgctatttgttttatttttgtttatttacattgcaactgTTGGGGGCAACATGATAATTGTGGCGACTATCATCTACAGTCCTGCACTGCTGGGctcccccatgtacttcttcttGATATTCCTGTCTTTATTGGATGCATTCACTTCTTCTACTGTCACACCCAAGATAATTATAGACTGCTTCTATGAAAAGAAGACTATCTCTTTTGAATGTTGTATGACACAACTATTTACAGTCCACTTCTTCACTGGGGCAGAAGTGATTGTCCTGGCAtgcatggcctatgaccgctatgtggccatttgcaaaccccttcactaCTCTTCCATCATGACCCAGAGGCTCTGTGGGATTTTAGTTGCTGTATCCTGGGCAGGAGGCTTCTTGCATTCTATCATACAAATTATCTTCACTTTGCAGCTGCCTTTATGTGGACCCAATGTCATTGATCATTACATGTGTGACTTATTCCCATTGCTGAAGCTTGcctgcactgacacacacatttttgtctttttgatattTGCCAACAGTGGGGCTATATGCATTATAATCTTCTCCTTATTGCTTGTCTCCTATGGTGTcatcttgttttctttgagaGCTCACAGTTCTGAAGGTCGACGTAAAGCTCTCTCCACCTGTGGATCCCATATAActgttgtgcttttgtttttcgtcccatgtatattaatatatgcaaGACCCACGACTGCATTCTCCTTTGAAAAAAACATGCTTATATTTGTAAATGTCTTGACACCATTGCTAAATCCTATAGTTTACACTTTCAGGAATAAGGAAATGATAAATGCCATCAGGAAAATGTGGAAAAGATTATAA